A genome region from Coffea arabica cultivar ET-39 chromosome 7e, Coffea Arabica ET-39 HiFi, whole genome shotgun sequence includes the following:
- the LOC113698014 gene encoding tRNA threonylcarbamoyladenosine dehydratase-like isoform X3, translated as MLLRSGVGRLLLVDFDQVSVSSLNRHAVATREDVGTPKALCLKKHFQSIFPECHVNAKVLLYDSSSEEEILSGNPDFVLDCIDNIDAKVALLAACVRRGLKVLSATGAGARADPTRIRVADLRESTNDPLSRSVRHRLRKDYGIDGGIPVVFSLEKPKAKLLPFKGPSGEEENPSDYQVVPGFRVRIIPVLGTIPAIFGQIMASYVVTQLAGLQVQMEPVVNLDTDHYCILHQRLIEHEELLYGTAMQVQVDVEEVMYIVKELWHGRSARDQSLNNVGRGMWRSVNELMLVRWDQTKPASVSNLVLLKFSEADEHESRSLEDIRKEEPEFFARVTSVLKQAESDFGL; from the exons ATGCTTTTGAGGTCTGGGGTTGGGCGACTGCTTCTGGTGGACTTTGACCAG GTATCAGTTTCGTCATTGAACCGGCATGCTGTAGCAACAAGAGAGGATGTTGGTACTCCAAAAGCTTTATGCCTTaagaagcattttcagtccattttCCCCGAGTGTCATGTAAATGCAAAGGTCCTGCTATATGATTCATCCTCTGAAGAAGAAATTCTTTCAGGCAACCCTGATTTTGTTTTGGATTGCATTGACAATATTGACGCTAAG GTTGCACTTCTTGCTGCCTGTGTACGTAGAGGTTTAAAAGTTCTTTCTGCCACAGGAGCTGGTGCAAGAGCTGATCCAACAAGAATCCGTGTAGCAGACTTAAGAGAGTCAACAAATGATCCGTTATCCCGATCG GTGAGACATCGACTGAGGAAGGACTATGGTATTGATGGTGGCATTCCTGTTGTTTTCTCTTTAGAGAAACCCAAGGCAAAGTTGCTTCCTTTTAAAGGGCCTAGTGGCGAAGAAGAAAATCCTTCAGATTACCAA GTTGTTCCAGGTTTCAGGGTTCGCATCATTCCTGTTCTGGGAACCATACCTGcaatatttggacaaattatgGCTTCCTATGTTGTAACACAACTGGCCGGCCTGCAAGTTCAAATGGAGCCAGTAGTGAATCTTGATACAGATCATTACTGTATTCTCCATCAGCGTCTTATTGAGCATGAAGAGTTACTCTATGGCACAGCCATGCAAGTACAG GTAGATGTTGAAGAAGTTATGTATATTGTGAAAGAGTTATGGCATGGACGAAGTGCAAGAGATCAGTCCTTAAACAATGTAGGGCGTGGAATGTGGCGTTCTGTGAATGAATTAATGCTTGTAAG ATGGGATCAGACTAAGCCAGCATCGGTTTCAAACTTAGTTCTACTTAAATTTTCAGAG GCTGATGAACATGAATCGCGATCACTCGAAGATATACGGAAAGAAGAGCCAGAATTTTTTGCAAGGGTGACATCCGTCCTGAAGCAAGCCGAATCAGATTTTGGTTTGTAG